A window of Garra rufa chromosome 16, GarRuf1.0, whole genome shotgun sequence contains these coding sequences:
- the pdzd11 gene encoding PDZ domain-containing protein 11, with the protein MVRSRSSCLENMDQKIPYDDYQLPVVFLPSYESPPAWIPSQERIHHPDYNNELTQFLPRTIVLKKPPGAQLGFNIRGGKASQLGIFISKVVPDSDAHRAGLQEGDQVLSVNDVDFQDIEHSKAVEILKTAREILMKVRYFPYNYQRQKERTVH; encoded by the exons ATGGTTCGTTCGAGGAGTTCTTG CTTGGAAAACATGGACCAAAAGATTCCATACGATGATTATCAACTGCCAGTAGTGTTTCTGCCTTCCTACGAGAGCCCTCCTGCGTGGATTCCTTCACAAGAG AGGATACATCACCCTGACTACAACAATGAGCTCACTCAGTTTCTACCTCGCACTATAGTGTTAAAAAAGCCCCCTGGTGCACAGTTAGGCTTCAATATCCGTGGAGGAAAGGCCTCGCAGCTTGGTATATTTATTTCAAAG GTGGTGCCCGATTCGGATGCCCATAGGGCAGGACTGCAAGAGGGTGATCAGGTGCTTTCCGTCAATGATGTGGACTTTCAAGACATTGAGCATTCAAAG GCCGTAGAGATTTTAAAGACTGCAAGAGAGATTTTGATGAAGGTTCGATACTTCCCTTACA ACTACCAGCGGCAGAAGGAAAGGACCGTACACTAG
- the stard14 gene encoding START domain containing 14 produces the protein MSRGSGIIPDESMFNEFKRQCLSTENWQSKYDKNDMEVWVEVAPLSASTNNKGTYSKVHKIKCRINIKDVSAATMYDVLHDSVYRKTWDPAMLETYDIARLAHNADVGYYSWICPKPLKNRDVVTLRSWQASENEFAIINFSVKHPKFPPQKDLVRAVSLLTGYLIKPTGPKSCTFTYLSQADPRGSLPKWVVNKASQVLAPKVLRSAHKAGQNYPAWKAVNSPDHKPWLYPIQNELPMMDPAELSIQRGDSLENVDESTTRDAQENDDSS, from the exons ATGTCTCGCGGTTCGGGAATCATTCCAGATGAATCCATGTTTAATGAGTTCAAAAGACAGTGTTTGTCCACGGAGAACTGGCAGAGTAAGTATGATAAAAATGACATGGAGGTCTGGGTCGAGGTGGCCCCTTTATCAGCTTCTACAAATAACAAAGGGACCTACTCCAAAGTGCACAAAATCAAG TGTAGAATAAACATAAAGGATGTATCGGCTGCCACCATGTATGATGTGCTTCATGACAGTGTCTACCGGAAAACATGGGACCCTGCAATGCTTGAGACCTATGACATTGCTCGTCTGGCTCACAATGCTGATGTGGGTTACTATTCAT GGATCTGCCCAAAACCATTGAAGAACAGAGATGTGGTAACCCTGCGCTCATGGCAGGCGTCTGAAAATGAGTTTGCGATCATTAACTTCTCAGTGAAACATCCG AAATTTCCACCACAGAAGGATCTGGTAAGAGCCGTTTCCCTTCTGACGGGTTACCTGATCAAACCAACAGGGCCCAAAAGCTGCACTTTCACGTATCTCTCACAAGCAGATCCCAGAG gTTCTCTTCCAAAGTGGGTTGTCAACAAAGCATCTCAAGTCCTGGCTCCAAAA GTCTTGAGAAGCGCCCATAAAGCCGGTCAGAACTACCCTGCGTGGAAAGCTGTAAATTCTCCAGATCATAAGCCATGGCTGTATCCCATCCAGAATGAGCTGCCCATGATGGATCCAGCAGAGCTGTCCATCCAGCGTGGAGATTCGCTGGAGAACGTGGATGAGAGCACAACCAGAGATGCTCAAGAAAATGACGACAGCAGCTAA